A stretch of Miscanthus floridulus cultivar M001 chromosome 13, ASM1932011v1, whole genome shotgun sequence DNA encodes these proteins:
- the LOC136498843 gene encoding uncharacterized protein — protein MRAISTAAAAAGGMLRARLRSASRVRGGGEGAGRWTTPGHEEQPKGYLFNRPPPPPGESRKWEDWELPCYITSFLTVVILGVGLNAKPDLTIETWAHEKALERLQQQELAAAAAISGGGDADAE, from the coding sequence ATGCGGGCGATCTcgacggccgcggcggcggcgggaggcatGCTGCGCGCGCGGCTCCGCTCCGCGTCCCGCGTGCGCGGTGGCGGCGAGGGCGCGGGGCGGTGGACGACGCCGGGCCACGAGGAGCAGCCCAAGGGGTACCTGTTcaaccgcccgccgccgccgccgggggagTCGCGGAAGTGGGAGGACTGGGAGCTGCCCTGCTACATCACCTCCTTCCTCACCGTCGTCATCCTCGGCGTCGGCCTCAACGCCAAGCCCGACCTCACAATCGAGACCTGGGCGCACGAGAAGGCGCTCGAGCGCCTTCAGCAGcaggagctcgccgccgccgccgctatctCCGGCGGCGGTGACGCCGATGCTGAGTGA